The genomic segment CCATGAACGATGCATTGGCGCGCTGGGACATCGGCCGCACCAAGAGCGAGGACGTGCGCAATTTCTATAAGGCGGGGCCCGGCGGCGTGCCGACGCAGACCGCCTTCAGCCAATCAGCGCGCTGGAAAGAGCTCGATACCGATCGCGAGAACGGCGTCATCCGCTCGGCCGAACATCCGTTCAGCAAGGACGGCGGCCTCGCCGTGCTGTTCGGCAATCTGGCGCCGGAAGGCTCGATCGTGAAGACGGCCGGTGTCGATGAATCGGTCCTCACCTTCCGTGGCCCGGCGGTCGTCTACGAAAGCCAGGAAGACGCGGTGAGCGGCATTCTCACCGGCAAGGTGAAGGCCGGCGACGTGGTCGTCATCCGTTATGAAGGGCCGAAGGGCGGGCCGGGCATGCAGGAAATGCTCTATCCGACCAGCTATCTGAAATCGAAGGGCCTGGGCAAAGCCTGCGCCTTGATCACCGACGGGCGCTTCTCCGGCGGCACTTCGGGCCTGTCCATCGGCCATGTCTCGCCGGAAGCGGCCGAGGGTGGCCTGATCGGCCTGGTCGAGCAGGGCGATTCGATCCTCATCGACATCCCCAACCGGGTGATGAAGCTCGAGGTCGACGACGCCATCCTGGCGGCGCGCCACGAGGCCATGGTCGCCAAGGGCGGCGACGCCTGGAAGCCGATGGCCGCGCGCCCGCGCAAAGTCTCGCCGGCGCTCCGCGCCTATGCGGCGATGACCACCAACGCGGCGCGCGGCGCGGTGCGCGATGTCAGCCAGGTGGAGCGGAAATAGGCTGTTGCCATCGAAGTTTTGGAGCCCCGCGCCTCACCGTGCGGGGCTTTTTTGTGCGTGATGGCAGTCAAACGGCCATACAGCCACACCCGCCCGCGAGGACGGCCGAAAACGGCGCTAGGTAAAGAAAAATGGTGCCCCTGGCCGGAATCGAACCAGCACTCCTTGCGGAACTCGATTTTGAGTCGAGCGCGTCTACCAGTTCCGCCACAGGGGCCGCGCTTGGGCCTAAACCCTTGCAGCGGCGGGGATCATAGCCAGGGACGAGTCTGGGTCAACCGGCAAAATCGTGGTTTGCCAGGTTATTTTTCGGTGATTTCCCAATCGAATCCGTCGGCAGTGGGGGCAAGTGCGCCTTCCCCCGTAAATCGGCGCTACACCGCTTGTCTGCGCCCGCAGGTTCATGTTAGGTCGCCGCGACCATCGGACAGCTTGTCCGCACCCGGAGAGGTGGCAGAGTGGTCGAATGCACCGCACTCGAAATGCGGCATACGGGCAACCGTATCGGGGGTTCGAATCCCTCCCTCTCCGCCACTGCACCTTCGGAAAACGACCGGGGCCGGGCCTTGATCGCGTGGGCCGGCCGTTCGTCGTAATTTTGCGGACTGTCCGCCCGGAGGCGTATACGATCCGTAGGATACGATGATGACCCAAACGACCTCGCCCCTCGCTGCCGCCGCCAAGCCGCTGAACTCCCCCGCGCGGGTGCTGACGGCCAGCCTGATCGGCACGACCATCGAATTCTACGACTTCTATATCTATGCGACAGCCGCGGTGGTGGTCTTCCCGACGCTGTTCTTCCCTGGCAGCGATGACGCCACGGCCTTGCTGGCCTCCTTTGCCACCTTCTCGATCGCCTTCTTCGCCCGCCCGTTCGGCGCCTTGGTGTTCGGCCATTTTGGCGATCGCGTCGGCCGCAAAACCACGCTGGTGGCGGCGCTGCTGACCATGGGCGTTTCGACGGTTATGATTGGCCTTCTGCCGACCTATGCCTCGGTTGGATTGCTGGCGCCGCTGTTGCTGGCGCTGTGCCGCTTCGGCCAGGGCTTTGGTCTTGGGGGCGAATGGGGCGGCGCGGTGTTGCTGGCCACCGAGAACGCGCCGGAAGGCAAGCGCAGCTGGTACGGCATGTTCCCGCAGTTCGGCGCGCCGCTCGGCTTGTTCCTGGCCTCGGCGACGTTCTGGATCCTTCTGCATTTCATGTCGAAAGAGGATTTGCTGAACTATGGCTGGCGCATTCCGTTTGTCGTCTCGATCATTCTGATCGTTGTTGGCCTTTGGGTGCGGCTGTCGATCAGCGAGACACCGGAGTTTCAGGCAGCGATCGATCGCGCCGAGCGAGTTGCGGTGCCGGCCTTTGAGCTGCTGCGCAAACACAAGCGCAGTCTGTTCCTCGGCTCCTTCCTGGCGCTGGTGACCTTTGTACTGTTCTACCTGTCGACCGCTTATCTGTTGGCCTACAACACCAAGGTTCTGAATATGACCTTGGTCGATGCGATCGGCGTGCAGGCCTATGCCTCCGTGATTTTCGGCATCTCGACGATACTGGCTGGCAAGCTGGGCGATATTTTCGGTCGGCGCACGCTGTTGCTCGTCGGCATGCTGGCCATCGCCGCGTTTTCGTTTGCGTTCGGTCCGATGCTGTCGGGCGACGTCGAGGCCATCTACATCTTCGTCACGGTGGCGATGTTTCTGTTCGGTCTCAACTACGGCATCATCGGCGCGGTTCTCGCCGCGCCGTTCCCGCCGCAGGTGCGCTATACCGGGGCGTCGATGACCTTCAACATCGCCGGTATTCTGGGCGCGTCGCTGGCGCCCTATGCCGCGGTCTGGCTGCAGAGCCATTATGGCATCGTCTCCGTCGGCTACTATCTGCTGGTCTGCACGATCATTTCCCTGCTGTGCCTGCTGGCCACGCGCCGCGACGAGATCTGACCGGGCAGGGCAGTGCTCTGAGACGCAGGCGATCATGATACCGACCCTTATGACCACGCGATTGATCCTGCGTCCCCTGCGCCCCGAGGATTGGGTCGCCTATCGCGATTTCCTGGCGTCAGAGCGCGCGCGCTATGTGGGCGGGCCATTCGCGCTCAAAATGGCTTGGGGCATATTCTGCGCCGACCACGCCCAATGGGATTTCTATGGCTGCGGCGCCCTCATGATCGAAGAGCGCAACACCAGCGCATGTCTCGGACAAGTCGGAATCAATTTCGGGCCGCTTTTCCCCGAATGGGAACTCGGTTGGCTCCTCTATTCGGGGGCGGAAGGGAAAGGCTACGCCTTTGAAGCTGCGAGCGCCCTGCGAGATTGGGCGCGACAGGAAAGACAACTGAGCACCTTGGTCAGTTACATCGATCCGCAAAATGAACGCTCGCGCAGATTGGCTGAGCGTCTTGGCGCGACGCTGGACGAGCAAGCGCCGAAACTCGATCCGATCGATCTCGTTTACCGTTACTTCAAGTCTTGATCGCGCCGCTTCAGGCGGACCGGCGACCGAACCATTGCGACAGCGCCTGAGCGGCTTCGTCACGATCAGGCGTTCCTTCGCAGGCCCAGGCGATGAAGCCGTCGGGTCGCACGAGAACGGCACTCAGCCCCAGCCGCTCCTTGGCGTCGCTCGCCACATAGGCGATCCGGTCACGCCAACCACTTGCCAGCACTTGCAGCGATGAACGCGCGTCGAAGTCCAGCAATAGGCCTTTGCCTGTTCTCAGCAGACCGCCGATCTTCGTTCCGTCAGCGAGCTCGAAGTCGGGCACGCTGCGGCCCACGAGCGGATGGCTGTCGCCGAAATCATAGCGCAGGGAAACGCCCCACACGCGCTCGGCGAAATAGGTCGCGCCGTCGCGCGTGTCGATGAGATCGCGGATGATAGCCTCGAGCGCGCGCGAACTGCGGCTCGGTCGCATGAGTGCGACTTGAGCGCGCGACCAATCAAGGACATCTGCGCCGACGCGATGACGTTCGTTCGCATAGCTGTCGAGGAGACCGATCGGCGCGTGGCCTTTAATCGTGGCAGCGAGCTTCCAACCCAGGTTCATCGCGTCACCCAGTCCAAGATTGAGGCCTTGGCCGCCCAAGGGCGAATGGGTGTGCGCGGCATCGCCCGCGAGCAACACCCGTCCTTTCCGGTAAGCCGTCGCCTGATAGGCGCGATCCGTCCAGGTGCTGGCGAGATGGAGCGTGGTCAGCGTGACATCCGTGCAGGAGACACGGCGCAGAACCGCCTGCACATGTTCGCGCGTGATCGGCTGGGTGCGATGGAATGCGCCGCCGTCGAAATCGACCATCCCGATCGTCCCGGGCCGCGCGTAAGTGTACATGCCCGTCGGCGTGTAGTGACGGCCCAGGGGCAGCTTGTCTGGATCGCTCATCTCGACTTCGACGGAATAGCCGGTGAATTCGGGAGCGGTGCCGACGAACTCAAAGCCGCCGGCCTTGCGCACCGTGCTGCGGCCGCCATCACATCCAACGAGCCAGCGTCCGCGAAAGGTCTCGCCGGCAGTCCGAATGCTCACATCCTCGTCCGACAGAGCGAAGCCTTCGACACCGAGGCCGCGCCTGATCTCGACGCCCATCGCGCGGGCGTGAGCAGCCAATGCGAGCTCGAGCGTTTCTATGTCGACCGCCAGGCTGGTGCTGTTCGAGCTTGGCAGACGATAGGGCCATTTCGAAGTGTCGATGTTGTCGAAGTAGAATTGGATGCCGGCGAAGTGGCCGGCCGGGCGGCGCGGCTGTTGCATCCAATGCGCGGCGGCCATGGTGCTGCCGCCCGTGGCCTCACGCGCGCGCTGTGCCGCAACGATGTCGTCCAGCAATCCGCGACGGTCGAAGGCTTCAATGGTGGGCACTGAGAGGCCGCGCATGCCGAACGGCAGTCGCTTCAAGGGGGAGTGGGGATCCTCGGCTTGCTCCAGCACCAATACGGACAGGTCCGCGAGGCGCAGCTCGCAGGCGAGAAACAAGCCGACGGGGCCGGCTCCGGCAATCACGACATCGTAGATCACGGGTAAATTCCTCAAGCGATGGAGGCGCCTTCGTCGTGCCTCTCAAACGCACTCTTGAAGAAATCGATGAGGCTGAAGGGCGCGCGATCGTCGAGACAGAGCGCCAGGGTCTGGTGCGCCTCGGCTGCGGCCGTTTGGCTGCGCGGAAACATCGCCGCTTCATAGGCAGCAAGCGCCGCCTCGACGTTGTCGGGGTGGGCAGCGATCGCCGCTGCGAGCTCGGCGCCGTCGAACATCGCGAGGTTCGCGCCTTCTCCGGCCGGTGGCGCCAGATGCGCGGCGTCTCCGAGAAGTGTCACGCCCGGCACGCGCTCCCATCGATGTTCGGTCGGGAGGGTATGGAGCATGCGCAAGACCGGCACGGCTTCGCCATCGGTGATCAAAGCGGTGAGCGCTGGGGCCCATCCGTCGAACTCGGCCGCGACTTTCGCCAAGCTGCTCGTGTTGTTGAAGTCGATATCGGCGAACCACGTCGCCGGTCGGTTCAGCGCGACATAAGCATGGAGAATGTTTCCAGCCTCACGATGCGCGAAAATTCCCTGTCCGGCGGCAAGCGCGAACAAGGAACCACCGCCGGCCGCAGCGGCTGCCGCGGCGTGTCGCGCATCGGCGTCGTGCAGGTAGGTCTCGACGAATGACGTGCCGATATATTCGGGCTTTGCCTGGGAGAGCAGGGGCCTGACTTTCGACCAGGCGCCATCGGCGCCGACGAGCAGGTGGCTGGTTGCGGTCGACCCATCGGCGAAGCTCAGCGCGTGTCGGCCGTCGCCAAGCACTGTCACATCGCTCAGCTTCTTGCCCCACTGGATCGTCCTTGGCGGCAGGGAGTCCAGAAGAATGCGCCGCAGATCGCCCCGAAGAACCTCGGGCCGGCCGCCCGTGCTGTCGTCGAGTTCTTCGAAGAGCACCGCGCCGTGCCGGTCGAGCACGCGTGTGGCCTCGCCGCCTGCGTGGATGATGGCGCGGAATGCGTCGGTGAGGCCGGCCGCGGCCAGTGCGACCTGGCCATCGTGCGCGTGGATATCGAGTTGGCCGCCTTGGGTCCGGGCTTCCGCCGAAGGCTCGGCTTCGTAAATCGTCGCGGGGATGCCGTGGACATGGAGGACACGGGCCAGGACCAGGCCACCGAGGCCCGCCCCGATAATCGTCACGGGGGTCTTCATCGGATTTCCTTCAACAGTGGATTGGAACGTTGTTCCATTCATGCTTATTGGAACATTGTTCCAGGCATGTCAAGTTGAGTCTCATGACACCTAAGATTCGGACTGAACGGCGCGCGGATGCCCTCTCGAAGGAGCGGATCGTCGAGGCTGCGATCGAAATCCTCGACAAGGAGGGCGAGGGCGCGCTCACCTTCCGCGCATTGGCGGCGCGCCTGGCGACCGGCAGCGGCGCGATCTATTGGCACGTCGCCGACAAGCAGGACCTGCTCGCCGCGGCCACCGACCACATCATCGCCCGTGTCACGTCCGAGGCGGTGAAAGGGGCGACGCCGCAGGACGCGATCCGCACCCTTGCCCTGGGTGTGTTCGATGTGATCGACGCCCATCCTTGGGTGGGGGGACAGCTGTCGCGCGACCCATGGCAGTACGCGGTGCTGCGGATATTGGAGGGTATTGGCGGGCAGATTCAGGCTCTTGGCGTGCCCCAACAGGCTCAGTTCAATGCTGCCACCGCCCTGATGAGCTTCCTCCTCGGCCTCGCCGGACAATATGCGGCCGGCGCCGGCGTCCTGTCGCGCGACATGGATCGGACAACGGCGCTGCGCGCCGTCGCGGCCAAGTGGGCGCAGCTCGATCCCGTCGAACACCCGTTCGTGCGGCAGGTGGCGGCGGTGTTGCCCGAGCACGATGACCGCGAGCAGTTTCTGGCTGGCATTAACCTGATCCTTGCCGGCATCGAGAGTGTCGGATAGGGCGCGCGATTGACTCCAGACCCTATTGGCAAATATATTTTACCCGGGTATTAATTGGGCGACCCGCCTGACCGGTCGGTGGTTCGGCACAGAGGATTGCAACGGCCAAGATCATGACAACCGTCCAGGCCAATGGCCTCGAATTGGCCTATGAGAGCTTCGGCCATGATGCCGAGGAACCCGTCTTGCTGATCGCTGGGTTAGGCACCCAGATGATCCGTTGGTCGGTTCCGCTCTGCGAGAGGCTTGCGACGTGCGGCTACCGCGTGATCCGGTTCGACAATCGCGACGTCGGATGCTCGACGCATTTCAGCGCAAGCGCGGCACCTGATCTCGGAACGCTGGCGGCGGCGCTCATGGCGGGGCGACAGCCGGAGGTTCCTTACACGCTGCACGACATGGCCGCCGATGCCATTGGCCTGCTGGATGCCTTGGCCATCGAGCAAGCGCACGTCGTCGGCCGATCGATGGGCGGGATGATCGCGCAGATCATGGCGAGTGAATATCCCACGCGGATCTTGTCGCTCACCTCGATCATGTCGAGCACAGGCAATCCGGCGCTTCCACAAGCCGCTCCCGACATCATGGCGATGCTGATGCGCCCCTCGCCCAATCCCCACTCCGACGAGGCGGGATTTCTGGCGCAGAGCCTTGCCTTTGCCCGTCGCATCGCCGGCACGGGCTATCCGTTTGATGAAGACGCTTATCGTCGACTTGTTCTGGAAGAGGTGCGGCGCGCCTACGATCCCGGCGGTGTCGGGCGGCAGATCGCTGCGATGGCGGTTGCCGGTGACCGTCGCGCGCGTCTGGCGACCATCACCATGCCGACCCTGGTCATTCACGGGGCTGATGATCTTCTTATTCCCCCAGCCTGCGGTCGCGATACGGCGGCTGCGATCGCGAATGCGGATTTCAGGCTCGTTGCCGGCATGGGGCACGACCTGCCGCCCGAACTTGATCGTGATGTTGTCACGGCGATCGACCAGATAGCGAAAAAAGGGCTGCCGCATGCCCGCTAACGCTGTTCGTGCCTTTCTCCGCTAAAGATGTTGGTGAGGAGCAACCATCATGAGTCTTGCGAGCGACGCCCGCTTTTGGGACCGGACGTCACGGAAATATGCCAGGGGCGCGATCGCCGATCAGGCCGGCTATGAGCGCACGCTGGCGCGCACCCGCGCTCTGTTGCGATCAGGCGATCGGGTTATAGAACTGGGCTGCGGCACGGGAACGACGGCGTTTCATCTTGCGGGCCAGGTGCAGGACTATCTGGCGACGGATATCTCTTCTGCAATGGTCGCGATCGCCGAGGAGAAACGCGCGGCCGATCCGATCCCAGGCCTTATCTTTCGCGCGGCGACAGCCGAAGCGCTGCTGCCTGACGCGCCGTTCAATGCGGTGCTGGGTTTCAATTATCTGCATCTGGTTCGCGACCTGCCGGGCACCTTACGCAGCATCCATGCGCTGATCGCCACGGACGGCGTGTTCGTCTCCAAGACACCCTGTGTCGGAGAGATGAACCCGCTCATCCGGTTGGTCTTGCCGGCGATGCGCGCCATCGGCCAAGCGCCTTATGCGGGGGTCTTTCGGGCGGCGGAGCTGAGCCAGTACATCGAGGGCGCGGGCTTCGACATTATGGCCAGCGAAAACCACGCCACGAAGGGCAACGATCAGCGTCCCTACATCGTGGCGCGCAAGCGGTGAGGTGCCGCGTCACGCCTGCGGCCACCAGAAAGCGACGGCCAATCCACCAACAACCGCCACGGCGCTGATCCAACCCACCAGCAGCCCTATCCGTGCGCCGCCGGTCCAGGCCGAGAGAACGGCCTTCGATAAAGTGTTGGTGGCCACGGCGACGAGAATCGCCACGCTGGCGATGTTCAAGGTGAGGTCTTTGCCGCCCAGTTTGGCCATTGAGAGGGTGATCGCATCAACGTCGGCGATGCCGGAGAGGAAGGCCAGGATGATGATGCCGACGCCGCCGAGAGTGTCGCGCAGCACTTCCGCAGCCAGCATGACGACGGCGATGAAGACGACGAGCTTGATCGTCGTGCCCAGTGCCAGCGGATTGGCGATCTCAAGGCTCGGCTTCTCGTGGCTGTCGCGCCGGCTCAACAGGACGGCGGCACCGAGACAGAGAATGGCGCCGCCCGCGATCAGCGGCGGCGCCAGGCTCGGCAACAGCGCAGGGTTGAGCGCGATGGCGATCACGGCGACGCGGGCCACCATGATCACGCCGGCGATCAGAATGCCGGCGCCCAGCAGGCGAAAGGCTTGCGGATGATCGCGGTTCATCTGTGCGAAAGTGACCGTCGTTGCGGTCGATGACGCCAGGCCGCCGGCGACTGCCGTCATGACGACGCCCAGCCGGTCGCCAACAACTTTGACGGCGATATAGCCGCAGAAGGAGATGGTGGCGATCAAGATGGCGAGGACCCAGAGTTCATA from the Beijerinckia sp. 28-YEA-48 genome contains:
- a CDS encoding TetR family transcriptional regulator: MTPKIRTERRADALSKERIVEAAIEILDKEGEGALTFRALAARLATGSGAIYWHVADKQDLLAAATDHIIARVTSEAVKGATPQDAIRTLALGVFDVIDAHPWVGGQLSRDPWQYAVLRILEGIGGQIQALGVPQQAQFNAATALMSFLLGLAGQYAAGAGVLSRDMDRTTALRAVAAKWAQLDPVEHPFVRQVAAVLPEHDDREQFLAGINLILAGIESVG
- a CDS encoding NAD(P)/FAD-dependent oxidoreductase; amino-acid sequence: MKTPVTIIGAGLGGLVLARVLHVHGIPATIYEAEPSAEARTQGGQLDIHAHDGQVALAAAGLTDAFRAIIHAGGEATRVLDRHGAVLFEELDDSTGGRPEVLRGDLRRILLDSLPPRTIQWGKKLSDVTVLGDGRHALSFADGSTATSHLLVGADGAWSKVRPLLSQAKPEYIGTSFVETYLHDADARHAAAAAAAGGGSLFALAAGQGIFAHREAGNILHAYVALNRPATWFADIDFNNTSSLAKVAAEFDGWAPALTALITDGEAVPVLRMLHTLPTEHRWERVPGVTLLGDAAHLAPPAGEGANLAMFDGAELAAAIAAHPDNVEAALAAYEAAMFPRSQTAAAEAHQTLALCLDDRAPFSLIDFFKSAFERHDEGASIA
- a CDS encoding MgtC/SapB family protein — translated: MNTTEILSRLAVSLAIGLLIGLERGWRSRDEQDHQRAAGLRTFALSGLLGGVTGVLSQQVGGALVSSVFAVYALAFTAFHWLEAKAEHNMSVTAVVAGMVTFLLGTMAVTGDQQIAIACAVAMAILLALREQLHKWVASLTWPEIRSVLVLLTMSFLLLPLLPNKPIDPWNAINLYELWVLAILIATISFCGYIAVKVVGDRLGVVMTAVAGGLASSTATTVTFAQMNRDHPQAFRLLGAGILIAGVIMVARVAVIAIALNPALLPSLAPPLIAGGAILCLGAAVLLSRRDSHEKPSLEIANPLALGTTIKLVVFIAVVMLAAEVLRDTLGGVGIIILAFLSGIADVDAITLSMAKLGGKDLTLNIASVAILVAVATNTLSKAVLSAWTGGARIGLLVGWISAVAVVGGLAVAFWWPQA
- a CDS encoding MFS transporter, producing the protein MTQTTSPLAAAAKPLNSPARVLTASLIGTTIEFYDFYIYATAAVVVFPTLFFPGSDDATALLASFATFSIAFFARPFGALVFGHFGDRVGRKTTLVAALLTMGVSTVMIGLLPTYASVGLLAPLLLALCRFGQGFGLGGEWGGAVLLATENAPEGKRSWYGMFPQFGAPLGLFLASATFWILLHFMSKEDLLNYGWRIPFVVSIILIVVGLWVRLSISETPEFQAAIDRAERVAVPAFELLRKHKRSLFLGSFLALVTFVLFYLSTAYLLAYNTKVLNMTLVDAIGVQAYASVIFGISTILAGKLGDIFGRRTLLLVGMLAIAAFSFAFGPMLSGDVEAIYIFVTVAMFLFGLNYGIIGAVLAAPFPPQVRYTGASMTFNIAGILGASLAPYAAVWLQSHYGIVSVGYYLLVCTIISLLCLLATRRDEI
- a CDS encoding GNAT family N-acetyltransferase, with protein sequence MIPTLMTTRLILRPLRPEDWVAYRDFLASERARYVGGPFALKMAWGIFCADHAQWDFYGCGALMIEERNTSACLGQVGINFGPLFPEWELGWLLYSGAEGKGYAFEAASALRDWARQERQLSTLVSYIDPQNERSRRLAERLGATLDEQAPKLDPIDLVYRYFKS
- a CDS encoding class I SAM-dependent methyltransferase — protein: MSLASDARFWDRTSRKYARGAIADQAGYERTLARTRALLRSGDRVIELGCGTGTTAFHLAGQVQDYLATDISSAMVAIAEEKRAADPIPGLIFRAATAEALLPDAPFNAVLGFNYLHLVRDLPGTLRSIHALIATDGVFVSKTPCVGEMNPLIRLVLPAMRAIGQAPYAGVFRAAELSQYIEGAGFDIMASENHATKGNDQRPYIVARKR
- a CDS encoding alpha/beta hydrolase gives rise to the protein MTTVQANGLELAYESFGHDAEEPVLLIAGLGTQMIRWSVPLCERLATCGYRVIRFDNRDVGCSTHFSASAAPDLGTLAAALMAGRQPEVPYTLHDMAADAIGLLDALAIEQAHVVGRSMGGMIAQIMASEYPTRILSLTSIMSSTGNPALPQAAPDIMAMLMRPSPNPHSDEAGFLAQSLAFARRIAGTGYPFDEDAYRRLVLEEVRRAYDPGGVGRQIAAMAVAGDRRARLATITMPTLVIHGADDLLIPPACGRDTAAAIANADFRLVAGMGHDLPPELDRDVVTAIDQIAKKGLPHAR
- a CDS encoding FAD-dependent monooxygenase — translated: MRNLPVIYDVVIAGAGPVGLFLACELRLADLSVLVLEQAEDPHSPLKRLPFGMRGLSVPTIEAFDRRGLLDDIVAAQRAREATGGSTMAAAHWMQQPRRPAGHFAGIQFYFDNIDTSKWPYRLPSSNSTSLAVDIETLELALAAHARAMGVEIRRGLGVEGFALSDEDVSIRTAGETFRGRWLVGCDGGRSTVRKAGGFEFVGTAPEFTGYSVEVEMSDPDKLPLGRHYTPTGMYTYARPGTIGMVDFDGGAFHRTQPITREHVQAVLRRVSCTDVTLTTLHLASTWTDRAYQATAYRKGRVLLAGDAAHTHSPLGGQGLNLGLGDAMNLGWKLAATIKGHAPIGLLDSYANERHRVGADVLDWSRAQVALMRPSRSSRALEAIIRDLIDTRDGATYFAERVWGVSLRYDFGDSHPLVGRSVPDFELADGTKIGGLLRTGKGLLLDFDARSSLQVLASGWRDRIAYVASDAKERLGLSAVLVRPDGFIAWACEGTPDRDEAAQALSQWFGRRSA